In Candidatus Schekmanbacteria bacterium, the following proteins share a genomic window:
- a CDS encoding PEP-CTERM sorting domain-containing protein: MEWFLSDPHQQITSMSMSLGTSPVAPGSEWIKGLYGSKQVWVTAAVAESPVPEPSTLLLILTGLAGIILSNNKFRN; this comes from the coding sequence ATGGAATGGTTTCTATCTGACCCTCATCAGCAAATAACATCTATGTCAATGTCTCTTGGAACATCACCTGTTGCCCCGGGAAGCGAATGGATCAAAGGATTATATGGATCAAAGCAGGTCTGGGTCACAGCAGCCGTTGCAGAGTCACCTGTGCCTGAACCATCAACATTATTACTAATATTAACCGGACTTGCAGGAATCATTCTATCAAACAATAAATTTAGAAATTAA